The segment TGGCAATACCTGGTGCAGTCGCAAGATGGCAAGGCGCGCGGCGGCAAGCGCCGCAAACGCGCCATCGAGGCCACGACATCCTGACTGGCAATCCTAGCAATACAACTATGCAATAAATGCATAACCGGATGCGCACAAAGCATTGGCCGGGGCATGAGGCTATCGCCTACGATGCGGTTCCGCTGCGCGCAATGCAATTGACTGCGCCACCACAGCATTTTTGAATGCCAGGAAAAATCGTCGCGAGCGGCAGTGATTTGTGGCCGAGAAGCGCAGCTGTACGAAGGTACAGCGAGCATCGCCGGCCGCAAAGCACGACGCGCAGCAGATTTTTCGGCATTACCCCACCGTTTTGTCCAGGAGCTTATCAAGCATGACCAGCAAGCACGCACTTCCTTCCTACCTCAATCCTGAAGACCTTGGCCCATGGGGCGTCTACCTCGAGCAGATCGACCGCGTTACGCCGTACCTGGGCAACCTGTCGCGCTGGGTGGAAACGCTGAAGCGTCCAAAGCGCATCCTGACGGTCGACGTGCCTATCGAGCGCGATGACGGCACCATTGCCCACTACGAAGGCTACCGCGTGCAGCACAACCTGTCGCGCGGCCCGGGCAAGGGCGGCGTACGCTTCCACCAGGACGTGACGTTGTCGGAAGTGATGGCCCTGTCGGCCTGGATGACGGTCAAGAATGCAGCGGTCAACGTGCCATACGGCGGCGCCAAGGGCGGTATCCGTGTCGACCCGAAGACCCTGTCGCGCAACGAACTGCAACGCCTGACCCGCCGCTACACGAGCGAGATCAGCATGATCATCGGACCAAACAAGGATATCCCGGCGCCGGACGTCAACACGAATGAACAAGTCATGGCGTGGATGATGGACAGCTACGCCATGATCGGCGGCAATATGTCGACCGGCGTGGTAACGGGCAAACCAATCTCGCTGGGCGGCAGCCTGGGCCGCCGCGATGCGACGGGCCGCGGCGTGTTCGTCGTCGGTTGCGATGCGGCCGCCAAGGTCGGCATGTCGCTCGAAGGCGCGAAGGTCATCGTGCAAGGTTTCGGCAACGTGGGCGGCGTCGCTGCACGCATGTTCGCTGAAGCCGGCTCGAAAGTGGTCGCGGTACAAGACCACAAGACGACCGTCGTGCATTCCGGCGGCTTGAACATCCCGCAATTGCTGGCACACGTGGCCGAAGTGGGCAGCGTCGAAGGCTTCCCGGGCGCCGAGGCATTCGTGCCGCGCGAAGATTTCTGGGGCATCGATTGCGACATCCTGATCCCGGCCGCGCTGGAACAGCAGATCACGGCCGAACGCGCACAAGTCATCCGCGCCAAGATCATCCTGGAAGGCGCCAACGGCCCGACCCTGCCGGCAGCGGACGACATCCTGACCGACCGCGGCGTGCTGATCGTGCCGGACGTGCTGGCCAACGCCGGCGGCGTGACCGTCAGCTACTTCGAGTGGGCGCAGAACTTCTCGAGCTTCTTCTGGACGGAAGAAGAAATCAACAGCCGCCTGACCCGCATCATGCGCGAAGCGTTCGATTCGGTATGGCAAGTGTCGCAAGAGAAGAAAGTGTCGATGCGTACCGCGACCTTCATCCTGGCGTGCACGCGCGTGCTGCAGGCTCGCGAAGTGCGCGGTTTGTACCCATAATGGCTGCCTGAGAAAATGCCCGGGGCGTTGTTGCCAGCCCCTCGCCGTACTAGCGTACTGTCTTCGGGGCGGTGCCTAGCCCTGGGCATTTTTCAGGCGCCATTGGGTTGATGGCCTCAAAAAAAAATCCCGCCACACTTGCGTGTGAGCGGGATTTTTTATGGGCGCCAGCTTTGCTTCAAGCTGCGTAGCCTTGCGGGTTCTGGTGCTGCCAGCGCCAGTGGTCGCGGCACATGTCGTCGATGTTTTTCTGCGCTTGCCAGCCCAGCAATTGCTTCGCCTTGTCGGCCGAGGCGTAGCAGCTGGCGATGTCGCCGGGGCGGCGCGGCACGATCTCATACGGCACCTTGCGGCCGCTGGCGGCTTCGAACGCGCGCACGGTCTCGAGCACGCTGTAGCCGTGGCCCGTACCCAGGTTGACGGTAAAGCCGCCCTCGGTGGAGAACAGGCGGTTCAGCGCCGCCACATGGCCCAGCGCCAGGTCGACCACGTGGATGTAGTCGCGCACGCCCGTGCCGTCCGGCGTATCGTAGTCATTGCCAAAGACGGCCAGGCGCTCGCGGCGGCCCACGGCCACCTGGGCGATGAAAGGCATCAGATTGTTCGGGATGCCGGCCGGATCTTCACCGATCAAACCGCTGGCATGCGCGCCAACCGGGTTAAAGTAGCGCAGCACGCCAACTTGCCATTGAGCATCAGCATGCACGAGGTCGGCCAGGATCTGCTCGACCATCAATTTCGAGCGGCCGTACGGGTTGGTCACGGACAGACGCGACGATTCCAGGATCGGCAAGGCTTCCGGATCGCCATACACGGTGGCCGACGAGCTGAACACAAAACGCTTCACGTTCGCCGCCGCCAGCACTTCCAGCAGCGCCACGGTGCCCGACACATTGTTATCCATATACATCAGCGGTTGGGCCACGGACTCGCCTACGGCCTTCAAGCCTGCGAAATGGATCACGGCATCGATGGCGTGCTCGCGCAAAATGGCGGCCATGGCCGTGCGGTCGCGCACGTCCGCTTCATAGAAGGGTACGCTTTTGCCAGAGATGCGCTCCACACGCGCCATCGCTTCGCGCGCGCTGTTGCACAGATTGTCCACTGCGACCACGTCAAAGCCAGCGGCCAGCAGTTCGACGCAGGTATGCGAGCCGATGAAACCGGACGCGCCTGTCACGAGTATCTTTTTGGTCATAATGTCAATCAATGCAAAAAAGATAAGCCTACCTGAATTCACCCGGCCTGCCAAGCCGGCACGCCAAACGAATCACCGTTGGGCATAAAAAAGCCTGCGGCGCGGTGGCGGCAGGCTGATTCTGTTCCAGTACACGGCGCCGACAAGCCCCAGCGCACTCGCGTCTATTTCTTGATGAACACCAAATCCCACACGCCATGGCCCAGCTTCAAGCCGCGGTTTTCAAACTTGGTCAGCGGACGGTACGCGGGCTGCGGCGCGTAACCGTCGGCGCTATTGCGCAGTTGCGGCTCGGCACCCAACACTTCCAGCATTTGCACCGCGTAATCTTCCCAATCGGTGGCGCAATGCAGATAGCCGCCCGGTGCCAGGCGATCGGTCAATTGCTTGACGAACGGCGACTGGATCAAACGGCGCTTGTTGTGGCGCGCCTTGTGCCATGGATCAGGGAAAAACACGTGGATGCCGGCCAGCGAATTGGCTGGAATCATGTGCGTGAGCACTTCCACGGCATCGTGCTGCAGCAGACGCAGATTCGTCAGCGACTCTTCGCCGATCAACTTCAACAGGCTGCCGACGCCAGGCGTATGCACTTCGACGCCGATGAAATCCTTCTCCGGCATCGCCTTGGCGATATGCGCCGTCGTCGCGCCCATGCCAAAACCGATTTCCAGGATCACGGGCGCCTTGCGGCCAAACACCTGCTCGAAGTCCATGGGCTCCTTGGCGAAAGGCAACAGGAACTGCGGCCCCAGGGTCTCAAGCGCGCGCGCCTGCGCGACAGACAGCCGTCCCGCGCGGGTCACGAAACTGCGGATGCGGTGTTCGGTCGGATCGTACATCATCGGCCGCACCGGGCCGTTTGCTGGGGTATCAGAAGACATGGGAATGAAGAAAGTAGTGGCCGCGCCGCACAAGACCAGGCGCCAGCGAAAAATGGAGCGGGTGAAGGGAATCGAACCCTCGTCGTAAGCTTGGGAAGCTCGACAAGGAACTCAACAGCCATGCGGGCTTGCGGCCCGTTTCTGCTCCGCGAATGTGACATTATAGCAGCCGTACAAGCGGCCATCCATGCGGTGTATTTTGGGCTTGTGGAGCAAACTATTCTGGAAAACAGTACCGATCCACGGACCGCATCGCTGATTTAACTGCTAGTGCCGGACGCGCGCCCTCGGCGCGCGGATGTGCGCCGCAGTGAGCGCAGTGGTGTATTGCAAATAGCCAATCCTGACAAGACTTTCATGCACCATGCCAATCTTCGTACCTACTAAAATACCTACACACGGACACCGGTGCAAAAATACTTAACGCATATCCTCACGCTGATTAACCTTGATCAGCACGAGGTCAGCTGGTTGAGCATATATGCGAGGAATTCAGGCGACAGGTGTGCAGGTGGACTAGAGGGGGATTTCACTATGATAGCGGGATCAAACTCAGATGACTATTGTCATTTTTCTTCAGTATCCTTTACACGGTTCTCGACGGCGCAACCAATTAATCACTTTTGAAATTTGACGGTGACGTTGTGTAAGTTCGCAAAGTTGTGAACTGAAACGATTGAACTCCTGCATTTGAAGCTCCTGCAGGTAAAGACTTTAATGCTCGCTCGACAACAGCAGAATTTGTTATCAATGTGGA is part of the Janthinobacterium sp. 67 genome and harbors:
- the trmB gene encoding tRNA (guanosine(46)-N7)-methyltransferase TrmB, whose product is MMYDPTEHRIRSFVTRAGRLSVAQARALETLGPQFLLPFAKEPMDFEQVFGRKAPVILEIGFGMGATTAHIAKAMPEKDFIGVEVHTPGVGSLLKLIGEESLTNLRLLQHDAVEVLTHMIPANSLAGIHVFFPDPWHKARHNKRRLIQSPFVKQLTDRLAPGGYLHCATDWEDYAVQMLEVLGAEPQLRNSADGYAPQPAYRPLTKFENRGLKLGHGVWDLVFIKK
- a CDS encoding Glu/Leu/Phe/Val family dehydrogenase, yielding MTSKHALPSYLNPEDLGPWGVYLEQIDRVTPYLGNLSRWVETLKRPKRILTVDVPIERDDGTIAHYEGYRVQHNLSRGPGKGGVRFHQDVTLSEVMALSAWMTVKNAAVNVPYGGAKGGIRVDPKTLSRNELQRLTRRYTSEISMIIGPNKDIPAPDVNTNEQVMAWMMDSYAMIGGNMSTGVVTGKPISLGGSLGRRDATGRGVFVVGCDAAAKVGMSLEGAKVIVQGFGNVGGVAARMFAEAGSKVVAVQDHKTTVVHSGGLNIPQLLAHVAEVGSVEGFPGAEAFVPREDFWGIDCDILIPAALEQQITAERAQVIRAKIILEGANGPTLPAADDILTDRGVLIVPDVLANAGGVTVSYFEWAQNFSSFFWTEEEINSRLTRIMREAFDSVWQVSQEKKVSMRTATFILACTRVLQAREVRGLYP
- the galE gene encoding UDP-glucose 4-epimerase GalE, producing the protein MTKKILVTGASGFIGSHTCVELLAAGFDVVAVDNLCNSAREAMARVERISGKSVPFYEADVRDRTAMAAILREHAIDAVIHFAGLKAVGESVAQPLMYMDNNVSGTVALLEVLAAANVKRFVFSSSATVYGDPEALPILESSRLSVTNPYGRSKLMVEQILADLVHADAQWQVGVLRYFNPVGAHASGLIGEDPAGIPNNLMPFIAQVAVGRRERLAVFGNDYDTPDGTGVRDYIHVVDLALGHVAALNRLFSTEGGFTVNLGTGHGYSVLETVRAFEAASGRKVPYEIVPRRPGDIASCYASADKAKQLLGWQAQKNIDDMCRDHWRWQHQNPQGYAA